Proteins co-encoded in one Terriglobales bacterium genomic window:
- a CDS encoding homoserine dehydrogenase, translated as MASQTVVLSQPAPLSVAPAAARKVALLGFGTVGSSVARILTSGNAPGLELTHVFNRNVQRKQVSWVDSSVFWTEDVDAVLDSDADVLVEVIGGVEPAYSWVKAALEAGKSVVTANKQLIARFGPELLAVAAENGGQLLFGASVAGGVPVITAVERGLAGDELQSVCGILNGTCNYILSKMETGQPFAVALKQAQELGYAEADPTDDVAGYDTRAKLVILARVALGAEVPVEAVPCTPISHVQPIDFEYARELGCTIRQIGEAHVNGDEAFATVEPMLVRQTSALARAQGCENVVITGGKLGGNTAFSGPGAGGDATAVAVVSDLLTLSHNPSRTALRPARDFELAKDCVAPYFLRFVVKDRPGIVASIASVLAKFHINVDAVFQKPGFDKSALPFVVTVEACRGVKLAAALEEIAHSEFLVEAPLKLRIFAD; from the coding sequence ATGGCAAGCCAAACGGTCGTTCTCTCTCAACCCGCTCCCCTGTCGGTCGCTCCGGCAGCTGCGCGCAAGGTCGCGCTTCTTGGCTTTGGAACCGTAGGAAGCTCCGTCGCGCGCATTCTCACTTCGGGAAATGCTCCCGGATTGGAACTTACTCATGTTTTCAACCGCAATGTACAACGCAAGCAGGTTTCGTGGGTGGATTCATCCGTTTTCTGGACCGAAGACGTCGATGCCGTGCTGGATAGCGACGCCGACGTGCTCGTCGAAGTCATAGGCGGGGTAGAGCCTGCGTACTCGTGGGTGAAGGCCGCCCTCGAAGCAGGCAAGTCGGTGGTCACGGCGAACAAGCAGCTCATCGCGCGCTTCGGACCGGAACTGCTGGCGGTCGCTGCCGAGAACGGAGGCCAACTGCTTTTCGGGGCTTCGGTTGCCGGCGGAGTTCCCGTCATCACCGCCGTCGAGCGCGGACTCGCGGGTGACGAACTGCAATCGGTCTGCGGCATCCTGAACGGGACCTGCAATTACATCCTCAGCAAGATGGAAACCGGACAGCCATTCGCCGTGGCACTCAAGCAGGCTCAGGAGTTGGGTTATGCCGAAGCCGATCCGACCGATGATGTCGCCGGTTACGACACGCGCGCCAAGCTGGTGATCCTCGCACGCGTCGCGCTCGGTGCAGAGGTTCCGGTCGAAGCCGTGCCATGCACTCCGATCTCGCATGTACAGCCAATCGACTTCGAGTACGCGCGCGAGCTTGGCTGCACGATTCGTCAGATCGGCGAAGCGCACGTAAATGGTGACGAGGCCTTCGCGACGGTTGAGCCCATGCTGGTTCGCCAAACTTCGGCACTCGCGCGAGCACAAGGATGCGAGAACGTTGTAATCACCGGCGGCAAGCTCGGAGGCAACACCGCCTTTTCCGGTCCGGGCGCGGGCGGCGATGCAACCGCGGTCGCGGTCGTCTCCGATCTGCTGACTCTCTCGCACAATCCTTCACGTACGGCGCTGCGGCCTGCACGAGATTTTGAATTGGCAAAAGACTGTGTTGCACCGTACTTTCTGCGCTTTGTGGTAAAGGACCGTCCAGGAATCGTGGCCAGCATCGCCAGCGTCCTGGCGAAGTTTCACATCAACGTCGATGCCGTATTTCAGAAGCCGGGATTCGATAAGAGCGCGCTTCCGTTCGTCGTGACTGTGGAGGCGTGCAGAGGGGTGAAGCTGGCGGCGGCTCTGGAAGAGATCGCGCACAGCGAGTTTCTGGTTGAAGCGCCATTGAAGCTCAGGATTTTTGCGGATTGA
- a CDS encoding ABC transporter ATP-binding protein → MPNRTHSNRSVFLKRLLELARPSYAHLIGIFLLGVLSVPISILMPVPLKIAVDSVIGTHPLAPILNRLVPARFAGTEVANLAVVMIVLIGLAILSNLQTLASWLLQTYTGERLVYELRNRLFWHAQRLSLSAHDRRGVNDIAYRIQHDAPAIQFIFIQGVLPLMTSVLTFVGMFYIVARIDKSIAVVALVISPALMIAARRSSRRVRKAWQGVKSLDSSAMLLMNEALASIRVVKAFNTEDFEDSRFRLRSRERMKEQLRLASIQAGYHLLISFAIAAGSAAALLIGIRHVKMDIITLGDLLLVMAYVAQLYSPLQIISSKLPELQSWRVSLERAFALFEENPELGQSHALHAPVDRVSGQVSFEDVTFAYASGTKALDDVSFSIPAGTKVGIVGQSGSGKTTLVNLLARFYEPSSGRILLDGIDLHSFGIAALRQQLAIISQEPVLFSATIADNISYGRLDASRTDIVAAATAAHAHDFIMGLPQGYDTKIGEGGSRLSGGQRQRLSIARAFLKDAPLLILDEPTSALDVGTEADLIASLQEVMRGRTAFVIAHRLNTIRNCDVLLVMEKGKLKDMIWQNEEQAARPDSMEALLRYSPTA, encoded by the coding sequence TTGCCCAATCGCACGCATTCCAATCGCTCGGTCTTCCTTAAGCGCCTGCTCGAATTGGCCCGGCCAAGCTATGCCCATCTGATCGGGATCTTTCTTCTCGGCGTACTTTCGGTGCCGATCTCGATCCTCATGCCTGTGCCGCTGAAGATCGCGGTCGACAGTGTGATTGGAACTCATCCACTTGCTCCGATCTTGAACCGTCTGGTTCCGGCAAGATTTGCTGGGACGGAAGTGGCCAATCTCGCAGTCGTGATGATCGTGCTGATTGGCCTCGCAATCCTGAGCAACCTGCAGACACTCGCCTCATGGCTGCTGCAGACCTACACGGGCGAGCGCCTTGTCTACGAGCTGCGCAACCGGCTCTTCTGGCACGCGCAGCGTCTTAGTCTTTCCGCGCACGACCGTCGTGGCGTAAACGACATCGCCTATCGCATTCAGCATGACGCGCCGGCGATTCAGTTCATCTTTATTCAAGGCGTGCTGCCGCTGATGACCTCGGTGCTGACCTTCGTCGGAATGTTTTACATCGTCGCGCGCATTGATAAGTCAATCGCCGTGGTCGCTCTGGTCATTTCGCCGGCACTGATGATTGCCGCCCGCCGGTCCAGCCGGCGAGTTCGCAAAGCCTGGCAGGGAGTCAAAAGCCTTGACAGCTCCGCCATGCTGCTGATGAACGAAGCCCTGGCCTCGATTCGCGTGGTGAAGGCCTTCAACACGGAAGATTTCGAGGACAGCCGTTTCCGCCTGCGCTCCCGCGAGCGCATGAAAGAGCAGTTGCGACTGGCGTCGATTCAAGCCGGCTACCATCTTCTGATCTCCTTCGCGATTGCCGCTGGCAGCGCAGCCGCATTGCTCATCGGAATCCGCCACGTGAAGATGGACATCATCACGCTCGGCGATCTGTTACTGGTGATGGCATATGTTGCGCAGCTCTACAGTCCGCTGCAGATCATCAGCAGCAAGCTTCCAGAATTGCAGTCCTGGCGCGTGAGCCTGGAGCGCGCGTTTGCGTTGTTCGAAGAGAATCCCGAATTAGGACAGAGCCACGCGCTACATGCGCCGGTCGATCGCGTTTCAGGCCAGGTAAGCTTCGAAGATGTCACCTTCGCCTATGCTTCCGGAACCAAAGCGCTGGACGATGTATCGTTCAGCATTCCCGCAGGCACAAAGGTCGGCATCGTAGGCCAAAGCGGCTCGGGCAAGACCACGCTCGTCAATCTGCTCGCGCGCTTCTACGAACCCAGCAGCGGACGCATCCTGCTTGACGGCATTGATCTGCATAGCTTTGGCATCGCCGCGCTGCGCCAGCAGCTCGCGATTATCAGCCAGGAGCCGGTGCTCTTTTCCGCGACCATCGCCGACAACATTTCTTATGGGCGTCTCGACGCCAGCCGCACGGATATTGTGGCCGCTGCCACTGCAGCCCATGCCCATGATTTCATTATGGGACTGCCGCAAGGCTACGACACCAAGATCGGCGAAGGCGGCTCACGACTCTCCGGCGGACAACGCCAGCGGCTGTCCATTGCGCGAGCATTTTTGAAAGATGCTCCTCTTCTTATTCTCGATGAACCAACGAGCGCGCTCGACGTCGGCACCGAAGCCGATCTGATTGCCTCTCTTCAGGAAGTCATGCGGGGACGAACTGCGTTCGTCATTGCCCATCGTCTAAACACCATCCGCAACTGCGATGTGCTGCTGGTGATGGAAAAAGGCAAGCTGAAAGACATGATCTGGCAGAACGAGGAGCAGGCCGCGAGGCCAGACTCGATGGAAGCGCTGTTGAGATACAGTCCGACAGCCTAG
- the thrC gene encoding threonine synthase, producing the protein MQLQCSNHECRHALDREFASFECPKCGDLLEMSSNGFRPDAGKLRRLWRDRRASNAPEDRSGVWRFREFLPQYLDESIVTLGEGNTPLLAGANTAEYAGVSRLQFKHLGWNPTGSFKDLGMTVGVTEARRRGARIVACASTGNTAASMAAYAARAGMTARVYLPKGKLSRAKVAQSFDYGAEVVEIDGNFDDALAQMMQRKDSGEYFLNSINPFRIEGQKTTMFELMEQLDWNPPDFVVVPGGNLGNSSAFGKALKELHSAGFISKVPRLVIVQAAGANPLVQTVAAGAQSLTVVSNPTTCATAIQIGSPRSWRKALHVLSFTKGIVLDVNDEEILEAKSIIGRDGIGCEPASATTLAGIRRLRQRGAIERDAQVVAILTGHVLKDPDIVLKMHEGKAVRKADS; encoded by the coding sequence ATGCAATTGCAGTGCAGCAATCACGAATGCCGTCACGCGCTCGACCGGGAGTTCGCGTCATTCGAGTGCCCCAAGTGCGGCGATCTGCTGGAGATGTCCAGCAACGGCTTTCGTCCTGACGCGGGAAAACTGCGGCGCCTCTGGCGCGACCGCCGCGCTTCCAATGCTCCGGAAGATCGCAGCGGCGTGTGGCGCTTTCGCGAGTTCCTTCCGCAGTATCTCGACGAGAGCATCGTCACGTTGGGAGAAGGGAATACTCCGCTGCTCGCCGGCGCGAACACCGCCGAATACGCCGGCGTGAGTCGGTTGCAATTCAAGCATCTGGGCTGGAATCCGACCGGCTCATTCAAAGATCTCGGCATGACCGTTGGTGTAACAGAGGCGCGGCGGCGCGGCGCGAGGATAGTTGCCTGCGCTTCAACCGGCAACACCGCAGCTTCGATGGCAGCGTACGCAGCGCGCGCCGGCATGACTGCCCGCGTGTATCTGCCGAAAGGCAAGCTCTCACGGGCGAAGGTAGCGCAATCGTTCGACTACGGTGCCGAGGTGGTCGAGATCGACGGCAACTTTGACGACGCGCTCGCACAGATGATGCAGCGCAAAGATTCCGGCGAATACTTCCTTAATTCCATCAATCCATTTCGTATCGAAGGCCAGAAGACGACGATGTTCGAGCTGATGGAGCAGCTTGATTGGAATCCTCCAGACTTCGTCGTTGTTCCGGGCGGCAACCTCGGCAACTCTTCCGCTTTTGGGAAGGCCCTGAAAGAGCTGCACTCGGCAGGATTCATCTCCAAGGTGCCGCGTCTTGTTATCGTGCAGGCAGCAGGAGCAAATCCTCTTGTGCAGACCGTGGCGGCAGGAGCCCAGTCATTGACAGTCGTTTCCAACCCAACAACTTGCGCGACAGCGATCCAGATCGGCTCTCCACGTTCCTGGCGCAAAGCGCTGCACGTTCTGAGTTTCACAAAGGGAATCGTGCTCGACGTGAACGACGAGGAGATTCTCGAGGCGAAATCCATCATTGGACGCGACGGCATCGGCTGCGAACCTGCTTCGGCGACGACGCTGGCGGGCATTCGTCGTCTGCGGCAGCGCGGAGCAATCGAGCGCGATGCGCAGGTAGTAGCGATCCTCACCGGGCACGTGCTGAAGGATCCCGACATCGTCCTCAAGATGCACGAAGGCAAGGCAGTTCGGAAGGCAGACTCATGA
- a CDS encoding aspartate kinase, translating to MLVMKFGGTSVECAESISRVAEIVRHRQHMQPVVVVSALARITDQLQSLGALSKAGKLDEALRLLDAMEKRHAEVAHALLDGRSAEVLAILKPMFEEVAALLRAVAAISELSPRTSDRLLSFGERWSSVLVSEALRERHLPADFVDACEVIVTDDDHTHAAPLVDVIASRVQSRLKSVVKKGSIPVMGGFIGATQEGVVTTLGRGGSDFTASIVGAALGAERIEIWTDVNGMMTTDPRICPDAQNIDSISFEEAAELAHFGAKVLHPKTLQPAVEKGIPVYVLNSRHPENRGTRVETVNCNGEPRVRSIACKRGIRLAEVFAKQGLDAKLTSSIFAIAEQQDCLVDLAAVSRSNLSLLLTSPQSAESLAKALDGVASVKITEGVALVSVVGRNVARDPVISACALSALSGLPVKMIFHGASDMNLSFVVDESHADEAVRRMHRVMFPAPVSVSGPEVIVHDSFGLPSLQVAEA from the coding sequence ATGCTGGTAATGAAGTTTGGCGGTACCTCGGTGGAATGCGCGGAGAGCATCAGCCGCGTTGCAGAGATTGTCCGCCATCGGCAGCACATGCAGCCGGTGGTTGTGGTGAGCGCGCTGGCGCGAATTACCGACCAACTGCAATCGCTCGGCGCGCTCAGCAAAGCAGGCAAGCTCGACGAAGCCCTGCGTCTGCTCGACGCAATGGAAAAGCGCCACGCCGAAGTTGCTCATGCGCTTCTGGACGGGAGATCGGCGGAGGTGCTCGCGATTCTAAAACCGATGTTCGAAGAAGTCGCCGCCCTGCTCAGAGCGGTGGCCGCGATTAGCGAGCTCAGCCCGCGAACCTCCGATCGGCTGCTGAGCTTCGGCGAGCGCTGGTCGAGCGTGCTGGTGAGCGAGGCGCTGCGCGAGCGACATCTGCCGGCAGACTTCGTCGATGCCTGCGAGGTGATCGTTACCGACGACGATCACACTCACGCCGCTCCCCTCGTGGACGTGATTGCCTCCCGGGTTCAATCCCGACTCAAATCTGTAGTCAAGAAAGGTTCCATTCCCGTAATGGGAGGTTTCATCGGAGCGACGCAGGAGGGCGTCGTCACTACTCTCGGACGCGGAGGCTCTGATTTCACTGCGTCGATCGTAGGCGCGGCGCTCGGCGCGGAACGCATCGAGATATGGACGGATGTGAACGGCATGATGACCACTGATCCGCGCATCTGTCCTGACGCCCAGAACATCGATTCCATCAGTTTCGAAGAGGCCGCCGAGCTGGCCCATTTTGGAGCGAAGGTGCTGCATCCCAAGACGCTGCAGCCTGCAGTTGAGAAGGGCATTCCCGTTTACGTACTGAACTCGCGCCATCCGGAGAACCGCGGCACTCGCGTTGAAACGGTGAACTGCAATGGCGAGCCGCGCGTTCGCTCGATCGCCTGTAAACGCGGCATTCGTCTCGCAGAAGTTTTTGCCAAGCAGGGACTCGACGCCAAGTTGACTTCTTCGATCTTCGCCATCGCCGAGCAGCAGGATTGCCTGGTTGATCTCGCGGCGGTGTCCCGCTCGAATCTCTCGTTATTGCTGACTTCGCCACAGTCTGCAGAGTCGTTGGCGAAGGCACTCGACGGCGTTGCCAGTGTCAAAATTACCGAAGGCGTCGCGCTGGTCTCCGTAGTAGGACGCAACGTCGCGCGCGATCCGGTGATCTCAGCCTGCGCCCTGAGCGCTCTTTCGGGATTGCCGGTGAAGATGATCTTTCACGGGGCCTCCGACATGAACCTCAGCTTCGTCGTTGATGAGAGCCATGCCGACGAGGCGGTTCGCCGCATGCATCGCGTGATGTTCCCGGCGCCGGTGAGCGTGTCGGGTCCGGAAGTCATTGTGCATGACAGCTTCGGACTCCCATCCCTGCAGGTGGCGGAGGCATAA